The genomic region CCGAGGCAGCGGTCCCTTTCGCTTTCCAGATGTTCGAGAGACGAAGTGATGTGAACGATCATGCTCTCCAGGGCGGATACGAGGGTTTGCGCGGCGGGTTGTGCCCGGGGACCACCGTCGGGTTCCGGACCTCGCCAGGCCAGGGCCGCCCTGGAAAACGGCTCGTAAAGTTCTACGGTATCGTCCTCCCGCCCCTTCAAAGGTTCGAAGGGAGAGAGCCAGCCCCTCCCTTCTGATCGGAGGATATACCCCTTTCCCCCCGAGGCCTCCCGGCCCATCTCCTCCAACGCGGAACAAAGGGCCTGCTTTCCGCCTCCGGATGCCCGGGCCAGGGCCTGGGAAACGGTGTAGGGCGAAAGGCCCCGAACGGTCTTGAGGAGTTCATTCCGGGCATCGGGGGCACCGGGTTCCGGAAGGAGATGGGCGGCAAGTTCACCGAGGGGAGTCCCGGATCTTTCGGGAGGGGAAAGATAGCGGTTTCCCGGGACCACGGGCCTGACACGGCTTTTTTCAGGGGGGACATTTTTGAAAGCCGCCAGGATCCGCCCTTCCTCCAGGACCAGAAGGTTGCTGTGACGGCCCATGACCTCCAGCACCACGAGGATCGGGGCGCCTTTCCGGTCCGGCCAACCGGGGGCGAAAGTGAAGTGGACGATCCGCTCTCCGGGTTGGGGGATCTCGACATCCTGCAGGACGGCTCCCCTGATCCTTGCCCTCAGCAGATCCGTCAGGTTCGATGAACTCCGGTCAGGCTCCACCCCTTCAGGGAGGAAGATGCCCCCCTTCCCCGGGTCGATGGACAGGAGCAGGGCGGGTCCCTTCCCCAGGACAAAAACAGCCTCGCTGCTGGATAACTGGAAAGCGTCCGTGACCTTCCGGCTCTTGACCGTCAGTTGAGCTTCAGTTGCCGCTGCCTGCAGGGAGAGGTAATCCATCTTCTGTTTTTTAGCAGTTTTCTCCTTTTAATAGGTTAAAAAACAGAAGCTTGCTTGACAAAAAAGGGCCTGAAAGTATAGTTTCACTAATTCGGCTGTCTTTGCCGGCAGAGTCTTCATCTTACAATCGAGAACGATATTTTTTTGTCGTTTTTCAACGCTTACGATCCATGAGCCGTTACCAAGGAGGATATGATGAGAAGGGCCCTTTTGGCTGTTATCGCCCTCGTATTCCTGGCTTCACCGGCGATCCTTATGGCTGCCGGACCTCACGACAACGATTGCACCGAATGTCACAGCCTGCACGACACCAAGGGCGATTTCTCCTTCGGTGTCGCGCCCAATACCGCGGAGAAGTACACAGCCACGGGCGCGACTGTCAGCGGCACCGACGCGCTGTGCCTGGGATGTCACAACGAGTCGGAAGGGATCATGCCTATCATCCTGGTCAGGAGCCACCCCCTTGGCGTCAAGCCCAAGAAGGCCTTTGTCCCGCAGGAGGTCCTGGGCCGCAACGGTGAGATCACCTGCGGCAGCTGCCATGACCCCCATCCTTCGAACCCCAACTACAAGTACCTGAGAGTCGGGACCGATGCCGGCCGCAAGATGGGCGCTTTCTGTGCCTACTGCCACGAGGCGATGGTCGACAAAAATGAGTTATAACTCCCGCGTGGGTCTCCGGGTTGCCCTGGGTTCAGACCACGCGGGTTTCAGTCTCAAGGAGTTTGTCGGGGGACATCTCTTCGGCAGAGGCGTCCAGGTCATCGATCTTGGTACCGACTCCACCCTTTCCGTGGATTATCCCGATTTTGCCAGGAAGGTCTGTGAGGCGATCCTGGACGGTTCGGCCGACAGGGGTGTCCTGCTGTGCGGTACCGGGATCGGGATGTCCATGATGGCAAACAGGTTCAAGGGCATCCGCGCGGCCCTCTGTCACGATCACTTCACCGCCGTGGCCGCCCGAAAGCACAACGACGCCAACGTCCTTGTCCTGGGCGGGCGGATCCTCGGGACCGATCTTGCCAGGGAGATCGTCGATACCTGGCTGGACACCCCCTTCGAGGGAGACAGGCACGAGAGAAGGATAAGGAAGTTCGACGAATAAAAGCCGTGATCGGTGATATGCAGTTAGCACAAACGGCTGGTCACCAATAACCTGTGTCCGGTTACGAATTGCGAATCACGGTTTAGGTATTATTTACCAATCACGGCTTTTATGGAGGAACGCACTTTGTCCAGCATCCTTAAAGAGTTTGATCCTGAAGTGTACGCGGCGATCCGCGGCGAGACAGAGCGGGAAGAGTATCAGCTGGAACTCATCGCCTCCGAGAACATGGTCAGCGAAGCGGTCCTGGAGGCGCAGGGAAGCGTGTTGACCAACAAGTACGCCGAAGGATACCCGGGAAAGCGTTACTACGGCGGTTGCGAACACGTGGATATCTCCGAGCAGCTGGCCATCGATCGGGCCAGGGAACTGTTCGGCGCCGATTACGTCAATGTCCAGCCCCATGCCGGAGCCCAGGCCAACATGGCCGTCTACTTTGCCGTGCTGGAGCCCGGGGACACCATCCTCGGAATGAACCTTTCCCACGGCGGCCACCTGACCCACGGCAGCCCGGTGAACTTTTCCGGGTTCCTGTATAACGTCGTCGCCTACGGTGTAAGGGAGGACGACCAGAGGATCGACTACGACCAGGTTCGGGATCTGGCCCGCAAGCACCGGCCGAAGATGGTCATCGCCGGAGCTTCGGCCTACCCGAGAACCATCGACTTTCCGAAGTTCCGGGAGATATGCGACGAGGTCGGCGCCATCTTCTTCGTTGACATGGCCCATATCGCCGGGCTTGTGGCCGCGGGAGAGCACCCCAGTCCCGTGCCCCACGCCCACATCGTGACAACCACCACCCACAAGACCCTCAGGGGGCCCAGGGGCGGGATGATCCTGAGCACCGAAGAGTGGGCCAAAAAGCTTGGAAGCCGGGTGTTTCCGGGTTCCCAGGGCGGTCCCCTCGAGCACATCATCGCGGCCAAGGCGGTGGCGTTCAAGGAGGCCCTCACAGACCAGTTCAGGCAGTACCAGGCACAGATCGTCAGGAATGCCGCCACTCTTGCGGATGAACTGATGAACCAGGGGTTCAGGCTGACTTCAGGCGGAACCGACAACCATCTTATGCTGCTGGATCTCCGCGAGGAGGAGTACACCGGGAAGGACGCCGAAGAGACCCTCGACAGGGCCGGGATCACCGCCAACAAGAACACCGTTCCCTTCGAGACCCGAAGCCCCTTCATCACCAGCGGTTTGCGTATCGGCACCCCTGCCACGACGACCCGCGGAATGAAGGAGCCGGAGATGGTCCAGATCGGCAGGTGGATCGGCGAGGTGCTCAGGCGCCGTGATGACCAGGCGTTCGTTGCCCGGATCAAATCGCAGGTCAGGGAGCTGTGCGGCAGCTTCCCGTTCTACGGGCACCGGCTGAAGGACTGATCCCGGGTGGATGTACCGACGCGAAGACCGTCCTGGGACGAATATTTCATGGAGATCGCCACGCTGGTGGCGACCCGGTCGACGTGCCTGCGCCGCCAGGTGGGCGCCGTGTTCGTCAAACACAGGAATATCCTCGCCACCGGTTATAACGGGGTGCCCTCCGGGATCACCCACTGTTCGGTGGTCGGCTGCCTTCGGGAAAAGCTGGGTATCCCTTCCGGTGAAAGGCACGAGATCTGCCGCGGCCTTCACGCGGAGCAGAACGGGATCATCCAGGCCGCGAAGCACGGTATTTTCCTCTCCGGTTCTACGGTCTACACAACGGATCATCCTTGTGCCATCTGTGCAAAGATGCTGATCAATGTGGGAGCCGAAAGGGTGGTGTGCGGGCAGGGGTACCCGGACCAGCTTTCGTCGGAAATGGTGGCCGAGGCGGGGCTGATCGTCGAATTTTACGGGGGTGATGGGAAATGAAGTGCCCATTTTGCAGCGATTTCGATAACAAGGTCGTCGATTCGCGCCTATCCGGTGACAGCGATGTCATCCGGAGGCGAAGAGAGTGTCTTGAGTGCGGACGGCGTTTCACGACCTACGAAAGGGTCGACGATATCCTGCCCATGGTTATCAAGAAGGATGGCCGCAGGGAACCGTTCGACCGTTCCAAGATCCTTTCCGGCATTCAGACCGCCTGCCAGAAACGGCCGGTTCCGGTGCCGGTCATGGAAGAGATCGTTGACAGGATCGAAAAGGAAGTCCAGGAGAAGGGCGACAAGGAGATCAAAAGCAGCGCCATCGGGGAAACGGTGATGCTGGAGCTTCATGATCTGGACGAGGTCGCATACGTCCGGTTCGCTTCCGTTTACCGCTC from bacterium harbors:
- a CDS encoding NFACT family protein → MDYLSLQAAATEAQLTVKSRKVTDAFQLSSSEAVFVLGKGPALLLSIDPGKGGIFLPEGVEPDRSSSNLTDLLRARIRGAVLQDVEIPQPGERIVHFTFAPGWPDRKGAPILVVLEVMGRHSNLLVLEEGRILAAFKNVPPEKSRVRPVVPGNRYLSPPERSGTPLGELAAHLLPEPGAPDARNELLKTVRGLSPYTVSQALARASGGGKQALCSALEEMGREASGGKGYILRSEGRGWLSPFEPLKGREDDTVELYEPFSRAALAWRGPEPDGGPRAQPAAQTLVSALESMIVHITSSLEHLESERDRCLGFRKTRAMAEILLINASDIVPGSPSATLSDPYGGEEPVTIALDPEISPHENANRLFAAARRLERGLTELESRKNELGDELHRLEMARTALLEHGDPEPARKILGNDRSPGHGRSGLTAERHRGPGRRKVVDGFTILVGKSATDNEKVTFRAAGPNDLWLHARDYPGSHVVILTGRRQVPDKVLYAAASLAAQGSGAKNDTAPEIMVTERKWVRKLKGGKPGQVTVERFKTLRPGTSSPKTKAQSPKGKDKC
- a CDS encoding cytidine/deoxycytidylate deaminase family protein is translated as MDVPTRRPSWDEYFMEIATLVATRSTCLRRQVGAVFVKHRNILATGYNGVPSGITHCSVVGCLREKLGIPSGERHEICRGLHAEQNGIIQAAKHGIFLSGSTVYTTDHPCAICAKMLINVGAERVVCGQGYPDQLSSEMVAEAGLIVEFYGGDGK
- the rpiB gene encoding ribose 5-phosphate isomerase B, whose amino-acid sequence is MSYNSRVGLRVALGSDHAGFSLKEFVGGHLFGRGVQVIDLGTDSTLSVDYPDFARKVCEAILDGSADRGVLLCGTGIGMSMMANRFKGIRAALCHDHFTAVAARKHNDANVLVLGGRILGTDLAREIVDTWLDTPFEGDRHERRIRKFDE
- a CDS encoding cytochrome c3 family protein, which codes for MRRALLAVIALVFLASPAILMAAGPHDNDCTECHSLHDTKGDFSFGVAPNTAEKYTATGATVSGTDALCLGCHNESEGIMPIILVRSHPLGVKPKKAFVPQEVLGRNGEITCGSCHDPHPSNPNYKYLRVGTDAGRKMGAFCAYCHEAMVDKNEL
- the nrdR gene encoding transcriptional regulator NrdR; its protein translation is MKCPFCSDFDNKVVDSRLSGDSDVIRRRRECLECGRRFTTYERVDDILPMVIKKDGRREPFDRSKILSGIQTACQKRPVPVPVMEEIVDRIEKEVQEKGDKEIKSSAIGETVMLELHDLDEVAYVRFASVYRSFKDINEFMDELKDMLEEETRRMKEEKTKR
- a CDS encoding serine hydroxymethyltransferase, with translation MSSILKEFDPEVYAAIRGETEREEYQLELIASENMVSEAVLEAQGSVLTNKYAEGYPGKRYYGGCEHVDISEQLAIDRARELFGADYVNVQPHAGAQANMAVYFAVLEPGDTILGMNLSHGGHLTHGSPVNFSGFLYNVVAYGVREDDQRIDYDQVRDLARKHRPKMVIAGASAYPRTIDFPKFREICDEVGAIFFVDMAHIAGLVAAGEHPSPVPHAHIVTTTTHKTLRGPRGGMILSTEEWAKKLGSRVFPGSQGGPLEHIIAAKAVAFKEALTDQFRQYQAQIVRNAATLADELMNQGFRLTSGGTDNHLMLLDLREEEYTGKDAEETLDRAGITANKNTVPFETRSPFITSGLRIGTPATTTRGMKEPEMVQIGRWIGEVLRRRDDQAFVARIKSQVRELCGSFPFYGHRLKD